From a region of the Calliphora vicina chromosome 4, idCalVici1.1, whole genome shotgun sequence genome:
- the wgn gene encoding tumor necrosis factor receptor superfamily member wengen translates to MNNNHTPAHLTNLKITPPDTNSNSRTQFETTATETEATTFTNDSLLYLASSARSRLESNTLCTSQQEEEAEEQSAVYNSYKSSCNTNSNNNDKKSVYTTHNTSVATTNSMAFGPMTRWWCGGLRPSAAAACVTLLILTTTCSLCSASLCESQSWWDPYKDKCIACTVCQGDMIPLRPCQMHRDTVCGSIYDLKIDWVVLSKTEPNWKERRKFDGLDYGLDHHQLTAEQLQQLQDEADPMDWQTAALFLAVLACLLFFIVAACILVHHMRQWRRMERRLDQDVEELSTKLMAKLAEVQSLEGGTFFIGNADALRIPTTTTMTTATTFHQPQHVMLPEKSDKHQQNLQHDRRLFTNTTSLKSGNVYIEENSSKC, encoded by the exons ATGAACAACAACCACACACCCGCGCATTTAACAAATCTTAAAATAACACCTCCCGATACAAACTCCAACAGCCGAACACAATTTGAGACAACAGCGACAGAAACAGAGGCGACCACGTTCACAAATGATTCCTTGCTGTATTTAGCAAGTTCGGCCAGAAGTAGACTAGAATCGAACACACTCTGCACTTCACAGCAGGAGGAAGAGGCGGAGGAGCAATCGGCGGTGTATAACAGTTACAAATCTAGTTGTAATACAAATAGCAATAATAATGATAAGAAATCCGTTTATACTACACATAATACCAGCGTTGCAACAACAAATAGCATGGCTTTCGGCCCGATGACCAGATGGTGGTGCGGCGGTCTGAGACCATCAGCGGCGGCGGCTTGTGTTACACTTTTAATATTAACAACGACATGTTCCTTATGTTCTGCCTCCCTATGCGAATCGCAAAGTTGGTGGGATCCCTACAAGGATAAATGTATAGCTTGCACTGTGTGCCAGGGCGATATGATACCACTGAGGCCATGTCAAATGCATCGAGACACTGTATGTGGCTCAATATATGATTTGAAAATCGATTGGGTCGTTCTGTCCAAGACGGAGCCCAATTGGAAGGAG cGACGAAAGTTTGATGGTTTAGATTATGGCTTAGACCACCACCAGTTAACCGCCGAACAGTTGCAACAGCTACAGGATGAGGCCGATCCAATGGATTGGCAAACGGCTGCTCTCTTCTTGGCTGTTTTGGCatgtcttttatttttcattgtaGCCGCTTGTATTCTAGTACATCACATGCGACAATGGCGACGCATGGAACGTAGATTAGATCAAG atgTCGAAGAACTTTCAACAAAACTCATGGCCAAATTGGCCGAGGTACAAAGTTTAGAGGGAGGTACATTTTTTATTGGTAATGCAGATGCCTTAAGGATACCAACGACAACAACAatgacaacagcaacaacatttcATCAACCACAACATGTTATGTTGCCag aaaaatcggATAAACATCAACAAAATCTACAACATGATCGTCGTTTATTCACTAATACGACAAGCTTGAAATCTGGAAATGTTTATATTGAGGAAAATAGTTCAAAATGTTAA